The following proteins come from a genomic window of Gimesia chilikensis:
- a CDS encoding TadE/TadG family type IV pilus assembly protein gives MNHSEISTRKTDRAYRLHYSKSRRGSVLLEFILAFPIILILSLAILEFGFYAMLQQTITTATIEGARKAAQVGSTTTAVGNLIQDYVALNSLTLAVGSQPAASNQGDVLVSIEDGSAALTQTIGNSDIPCSPVGPAPNADQIKVTVCVNLTNTNGKFPLPDLLSSFGFSLSGKQLEISAMTSLE, from the coding sequence ATGAATCACAGTGAGATCTCAACCCGGAAAACAGATCGAGCTTACCGGCTACATTACTCTAAAAGCCGCCGGGGCTCGGTGCTGCTGGAGTTCATCCTCGCATTTCCGATCATCCTGATCCTCTCTCTGGCAATTCTTGAGTTCGGCTTTTATGCCATGTTACAGCAAACCATCACTACAGCCACGATTGAGGGTGCTCGAAAGGCTGCCCAGGTCGGTTCAACAACCACGGCTGTCGGAAATCTGATTCAGGACTATGTCGCCCTCAATTCATTAACATTGGCTGTCGGATCGCAGCCGGCTGCTTCCAATCAGGGGGATGTACTGGTCTCCATAGAGGATGGAAGTGCCGCTCTCACACAGACAATTGGCAATTCAGACATCCCCTGCTCTCCTGTCGGACCAGCTCCTAATGCCGATCAGATCAAGGTTACGGTTTGTGTCAATTTAACCAATACGAATGGTAAATTCCCACTCCCGGACCTCTTGTCTTCTTTTGGCTTTTCCTTATCCGGAAAACAGCTTGAAATCAGCGCGATGACCAGTTTAGAGTAA
- a CDS encoding TadE/TadG family type IV pilus assembly protein — MYKNSKHTRVREKQRSGAVVLELILTAPAFLIIMLSIVQISLIYTAIEQTAFASRYAAKIASETASGSLAALNTGPNGPLKTGVDNILYTGGLPDGSCRVILEYNVDTEEGIELTVADPTPAAANCDCDPPATALPAVAGTSLDQSVRTTVCVRLGNNIPDFLSSLGFSTQNYIVEESTTYMHEL, encoded by the coding sequence GTGTATAAGAACAGTAAACATACAAGGGTCCGCGAGAAGCAACGTTCCGGTGCTGTCGTGCTGGAACTGATACTGACCGCTCCTGCGTTTCTGATCATCATGCTGTCAATCGTGCAGATCTCATTGATTTACACAGCGATTGAGCAAACTGCGTTTGCCAGTCGGTATGCAGCGAAAATTGCTTCTGAAACGGCTTCAGGTTCGCTGGCTGCGTTAAATACAGGACCGAATGGCCCCCTGAAGACAGGCGTTGACAATATCCTCTACACCGGAGGACTTCCTGATGGGAGTTGCCGGGTGATTCTGGAGTATAACGTAGATACAGAGGAGGGGATTGAACTCACCGTTGCTGACCCAACACCAGCGGCGGCAAATTGTGATTGTGACCCACCCGCGACAGCTTTGCCTGCAGTCGCAGGTACATCGTTGGATCAATCGGTAAGAACAACCGTTTGTGTGCGACTAGGCAACAACATTCCCGACTTCCTGTCCAGTCTGGGTTTCTCTACTCAGAATTATATAGTTGAAGAATCTACGACCTACATGCATGAGTTATGA